A genome region from Streptomyces sp. NBC_01296 includes the following:
- a CDS encoding lipase maturation factor family protein gives MDWFTAPGYWLGRLVFQRALAGVYLFAFVAAALQFRALIGARGMLPVPHYVRYVPFKHAPSLFQLRYSDRLFACCAWAGAAMAAALAAGAGDLVPLGAAMGMWALLWLLYLSIVNVGQTWYAFGWESLLLEVGFLAVFLGNARVGPPVLVLWLLRWVVFRVEFGAGLIKMRGDSCWRKLTCLYHHHETQPMPGPLSWFFHHLPKPLHRVECAANHVTQLVVPVLLFTPQPVASYAAGIIVATQLWLVLSGNFAWLNWITITAALPAVDFTGLAGPPPAAASSPAPVWFAVLVCAVTVLVLVLSRHPVLNMVSRRQVMNRSFDPLHLVNTYGAFGTVGRIRDEVVVEGTADPVPREDGAWREYGFKGKPGDLRRMPRQFAPYHLRLDWLMWFAALSPGYARDWFGPFVERLLAGDRDTLRLIRHNPFPDAPPVYVRARLYRYRFTTWRELRETGAWWHRRLLREYLPPTRLAEASWSEPE, from the coding sequence ATGGACTGGTTCACGGCGCCCGGTTACTGGCTGGGCCGGCTGGTCTTCCAGCGGGCCCTCGCCGGCGTCTACCTCTTCGCCTTCGTCGCGGCCGCCCTGCAGTTCCGGGCACTGATCGGGGCGCGCGGCATGCTGCCCGTGCCGCACTATGTGCGGTACGTGCCGTTCAAACACGCCCCGAGCCTGTTCCAACTGCGCTACTCGGACCGGCTCTTCGCCTGCTGCGCCTGGGCGGGGGCCGCGATGGCCGCGGCCCTGGCCGCGGGGGCGGGGGACCTCGTTCCGCTGGGCGCGGCCATGGGGATGTGGGCGCTGCTGTGGCTGCTGTACCTGTCGATCGTGAACGTGGGGCAGACCTGGTACGCCTTCGGCTGGGAGTCGCTGCTGCTGGAGGTGGGCTTCCTCGCGGTCTTCCTCGGCAACGCGCGGGTGGGGCCGCCGGTGCTGGTCCTGTGGCTGCTGCGCTGGGTGGTGTTCCGGGTGGAGTTCGGCGCGGGGCTGATCAAGATGCGCGGGGACTCGTGCTGGCGCAAGCTGACCTGCCTCTACCACCACCACGAGACGCAGCCGATGCCAGGGCCGCTGAGCTGGTTCTTCCACCATCTGCCGAAGCCGCTGCACCGGGTGGAGTGCGCGGCCAACCACGTGACCCAACTGGTCGTCCCGGTGTTGCTGTTCACTCCGCAGCCGGTGGCCTCGTACGCGGCCGGGATCATCGTGGCGACGCAGCTGTGGCTGGTGCTGTCGGGCAACTTCGCCTGGCTGAACTGGATCACCATCACGGCGGCCCTGCCGGCGGTCGACTTCACGGGGCTCGCAGGGCCGCCGCCGGCCGCCGCGTCGAGCCCGGCGCCCGTATGGTTCGCGGTCCTGGTGTGCGCGGTGACGGTGCTGGTGCTGGTGCTGAGCCGGCATCCGGTGCTGAACATGGTCTCGCGGCGCCAGGTGATGAACCGCTCCTTCGACCCCCTGCACCTGGTCAACACGTACGGGGCCTTCGGCACGGTGGGCCGGATCCGGGACGAGGTGGTGGTCGAGGGCACCGCGGACCCGGTGCCGCGGGAGGACGGCGCGTGGCGGGAGTACGGGTTCAAGGGCAAACCGGGTGATCTGCGGCGGATGCCGCGCCAGTTCGCCCCGTACCACCTGCGGCTGGACTGGCTGATGTGGTTCGCGGCGCTCTCCCCCGGCTACGCGCGGGACTGGTTCGGGCCGTTCGTGGAGCGGCTGCTGGCGGGCGACCGGGACACGCTGCGGCTGATCCGCCACAACCCCTTCCCGGACGCCCCGCCGGTGTACGTGCGGGCCAGGCTGTACCGCTACCGGTTCACCACCTGGCGGGAGCTGCGCGAGACGGGCGCCTGGTGGCACCGCAGACTGCT
- a CDS encoding DUF1990 family protein: protein MTRLISAGRDTVNYPDRGATGRRPLPAGYHHLHHRTRVGHGQAAFETAGTAVTTFGAHRASGMLVRAGHGAVRPGSRVVVGIGFGPLRIDAPCEVIWTAYEPHRVGFAYGTLAGHPECGEESFMVLRDPDGTVWFEVTAFSRPGTWYTRLAGPVIPFLQLRYARWLGRTVRRLAAAA, encoded by the coding sequence ATGACCCGCCTCATCAGCGCCGGCCGTGACACCGTCAACTACCCCGACCGGGGTGCGACGGGGCGGCGGCCGCTGCCCGCCGGATACCACCACCTGCACCACCGCACCCGGGTCGGCCACGGGCAGGCCGCCTTCGAGACCGCCGGGACCGCCGTCACCACCTTCGGCGCCCACCGGGCCTCGGGCATGCTGGTCCGGGCCGGCCACGGCGCCGTCCGCCCGGGGAGCCGGGTGGTGGTCGGGATCGGCTTCGGGCCGCTGCGGATCGACGCCCCGTGCGAGGTGATCTGGACCGCCTACGAACCCCACCGGGTCGGGTTCGCGTACGGCACGCTCGCCGGCCACCCGGAGTGCGGGGAGGAGTCCTTCATGGTGCTCCGGGACCCGGACGGCACGGTGTGGTTCGAGGTGACCGCCTTCAGCCGCCCGGGCACCTGGTACACCCGGCTCGCGGGCCCGGTGATCCCCTTCCTGCAGCTGCGTTACGCCCGATGGCTGGGCCGTACCGTGCGCAGGCTGGCCGCCGCGGCCTGA
- a CDS encoding YndJ family protein gives MTVLVHLIVTLGMLYVVPAGLRLIDPAGLRGIARIWPLLAAPGALCLWLPRGSAATVLAVLYAAATLALAARAPARLLRALRMPAAKTRTLVPAEIAVFTALVSPSVAGTALVAERAGYRLFGFDLDILALTVPHFHFAGFTAALVAGLVCRAATPAHGTALSRWAAYSVPAGTLLVLLGYFVDDWAELAGAVVLTAGMWAVALLTWREIRPAAGDPTTGALLATSAAVLVATMLLALWWAAGEATGITHPTLTWMAATHGLGNALGFALCSVLAWRRLTVDRMEITP, from the coding sequence GTGACGGTACTGGTGCATCTGATCGTCACCCTGGGCATGCTCTACGTCGTCCCCGCCGGCCTCCGCCTGATCGACCCGGCCGGGCTGCGCGGGATCGCCCGGATCTGGCCCCTGCTCGCCGCCCCCGGGGCCCTGTGCCTCTGGCTGCCGCGCGGCAGCGCCGCGACCGTGCTGGCCGTTCTGTATGCGGCGGCCACCCTGGCCCTCGCCGCCCGTGCCCCGGCCCGGCTGCTGCGGGCCCTGCGGATGCCGGCCGCCAAAACCCGCACCCTCGTGCCGGCCGAGATCGCCGTGTTCACCGCGCTGGTCTCGCCCTCGGTCGCCGGGACCGCCCTCGTCGCCGAGCGCGCCGGGTACCGGCTGTTCGGCTTCGACCTGGACATCCTGGCGCTGACCGTGCCGCACTTCCACTTCGCCGGGTTCACGGCCGCCCTGGTCGCCGGGCTGGTGTGCCGGGCCGCCACCCCCGCGCACGGCACGGCGCTGTCCCGATGGGCGGCTTACAGCGTCCCCGCCGGGACCCTGCTGGTCCTCCTCGGGTACTTCGTGGACGACTGGGCGGAGCTGGCGGGCGCGGTGGTGCTGACCGCCGGGATGTGGGCGGTGGCACTGCTGACCTGGCGGGAGATCCGGCCCGCCGCCGGGGACCCCACCACCGGGGCGCTGCTCGCGACCTCGGCCGCGGTCCTGGTGGCCACGATGCTGCTCGCCCTGTGGTGGGCGGCCGGCGAGGCGACCGGGATCACGCACCCCACCCTGACCTGGATGGCCGCCACCCACGGCCTCGGCAACGCACTCGGATTCGCCCTGTGCTCGGTGCTGGCCTGGCGCCGGCTGACCGTCGACCGAATGGAGATCACGCCATGA